The genomic segment TTTTTACAGCCACTGCCAGAGTGGGAAAGGCGGCCAGAAGCTTAAGGTTGGAGAAGGAGAAGTCGACACGCTGGTTGACCAGCAACAGGTCTGGCAGCAAGAGGGCGCTGAGGACGGCCGGCGGAACGAAAGAAAGCCAGCGCAGAACGAGATCAGGCATTTTGATTTTACTTAACATAACTAAGGGAAGCATGCGGGGTAAATAGGTTACTATTGCGCTTCCTATAATCACCAGCATTATTTTTTTATCCATTTTTCAAGCATCACCCCTGAAGTGGCGGCCGTGATAGTGCCTAAAATAATGTACCAGTTGCCGGGTAATAGCAGAGCTAAGCCCAACGCACTGATTCCACCAACTAGGGCAACTATCAGCGTGAGCCGGTTGTTTATCTGCCCTACCAGCAAAGCAATAAACATGGCAGGGAGAGCAAAGTCCAGCCCCCAGCGAGCAGGGTTTTGTACCATACTGCCCACGGTTCCTCCCAAGAAGGAAGCAAAAATCCAGGAAGAGTGGGCAGTCAGATTTAATCCCAGGTGGTATGCCTCGCGGGCGGGAACTTTCTGAAAGTGGGAAATAGCTACGGCATACGTTTCATCAGTAATCTGGTAGGAGATGGCGGCCAATAACTTGCGGGAATAGTGGCCGACATATGGCACTAGGGAGGCGCTCATGAGTAGGTGTCGCAGATTGACGAGGAAAACGGTAAAAACAATGGGGAGCACTGGAGCTCCTGCTCCCAGGAGACTTACGGCAATAAACTGACCGGAGCCGGCGTAAACGAGGACGGACATGATGACTGTCTCCGCCAGCGAAAGTCCTGCCTGACGGGCCAGGACACCGTAAGCAAAGCCCAGAGGTAAATAACCGAGAACAATAGGAATCGCGCTGTGAACGCCAGCCACAAACTCACTTCTCTGCATGACGACCTCCTGATGAAAAAACAAGAAAATAATTAATGCACCCGGCGGGTGCGCTTATGTAATTTAAATTTTAACCACTGACCTTAATTATACAATTCTACCGGTTTATGGTCAACCGGTTTATGATCAACCAAGAGGAATTATTATTTTTGAGTCG from the Calderihabitans maritimus genome contains:
- a CDS encoding AzlD domain-containing protein — translated: MDKKIMLVIIGSAIVTYLPRMLPLVMLSKIKMPDLVLRWLSFVPPAVLSALLLPDLLLVNQRVDFSFSNLKLLAAFPTLAVAVKTRSMMAALITGMATVVLLRLL
- a CDS encoding AzlC family ABC transporter permease, whose protein sequence is MQRSEFVAGVHSAIPIVLGYLPLGFAYGVLARQAGLSLAETVIMSVLVYAGSGQFIAVSLLGAGAPVLPIVFTVFLVNLRHLLMSASLVPYVGHYSRKLLAAISYQITDETYAVAISHFQKVPAREAYHLGLNLTAHSSWIFASFLGGTVGSMVQNPARWGLDFALPAMFIALLVGQINNRLTLIVALVGGISALGLALLLPGNWYIILGTITAATSGVMLEKWIKK